One Onychomys torridus chromosome 17, mOncTor1.1, whole genome shotgun sequence genomic window carries:
- the Rwdd4 gene encoding RWD domain-containing protein 4 isoform X2 — MNAFFNNTISSAVKQSILAKLQEAVEVNLGTAMTYTLFEYAKDNKEQFMENHHPGSSTPTPIAKIISVETPSPAPSSKKKDKKEQLSKAQKRKMADKTDHKGELPRGWNWVDVVKHLSKTGSKDDD, encoded by the exons ATGAACGCCTTTTTTAACAACACCAT CTCCTCGGCTGTAAAGCAGAGTATCTTAGCCAAACTACAGGAAGCCGTAGAGGTGAACCTCGGCACCGCCATGACCTACACACTGTTCGAGTACGCCAAGGACAATAAGGAGCAGTTCATGGAGAACCACCATCCCGGGAGTTCTACACCA ACACCCATAGCCAAGATCATCTCGGTTGAAACTCCCAGCCCAGCCCCATCAAGtaagaaaaaagataagaaagaacAACTTTCCAAAGCTCAGAAACGCAAGATGGCGGACAAAACAG ATCACAAAGGGGAGCTTCCTCGAGGCTGGAACTGGGTTGATGTCGTGAAG CAT TTAAGCAAAACTGGCTCTAAAGATGATGACTAG